The segment CGACGCTGGGCCGGGGCGGCTCGGACACGTCGGCGGTGGCGGTCGCGGCTGCGCTGGGTGCCGAAGAGTGCCTGATCTACACGGACGTCGATGGCGTCTACACGACCGATCCGCGTGTCGTCGAAGAGGCGCGACGCCTCGATCGCGTGACGTTCGAGGAGATGCTGGAAATGGCCAGCCTCGGCTCGAAGGTCCTGCAGATCCGCTCGGTCGAATTCGCCGGCAAATACCAGGTGAAGACGCGCGTGCTGTCGAGCCTGACCGATCCGCTGATTGCGCTCGACGAAGAAATGCGCTCGGGCACCCTGATTACTTTTGAAGAAGACGAGACCATGGAAAAGGCAGTCATTTCCGGCATCGCGTTCCAGCGCGACGAAGCACGCATTGCTGTGATGGGCGTGCCCGACAAGCCGGGCATCGCGTATCAGATCCTCGGCCCGGTTGCCGACGCGAACGTCGACGTCGACATGATCATCCAGAACCAGAGCGTCGAAGGCAAAACCGACTTCACGTTCACGGTCGGCCGTGGCGATTACCAGAAGGCGATGGACATCCTCACCAACCAGGTGAAGGGCCATGTGAACGCCGAGCAGGTGCAGGGCGACCCGAAGGTGTCGAAGGTGTCGGTCGTCGGCGTCGGCATGCGTTCGCACGTGGGCGTCGCGAGCAAGATGTTCCGCACGCTGTCGGAAGAGGGCATCAACATCCAGATGATCTCGACGTCCGAAATCAAGATTTCGGTGCTGATCGACGAGAAATACATGGAGCTGGCCGTCCGCGCGCTGCACAAGGCATTCGAACTCGACCAGGCATGATGAAATTTTCGTGATGCGTTGACGAAAATGCATCACGGAAATTGACGCGCGGTTCGAAACCCTATACTATCTCGTTCTCGTCGCACTGCCTCCCTGGTGCGAGCGAAAGTTTGGGAGACGTGGCCGAGAGGTCGAAGGCACTCCCCTGCTAAGGGAGCATCTGGGCCAAAACCTGGATCGAGGGTTCGAATCCCTCCGTCTCCGCCAAAAGCGGTGAGAAAGCCCCGTAAGTTCAAGGACTTACGGGGCTTTTTGTTTTTCAGCCCATCAGTAGGCCCATCATCGAGCGTTGACTGGATTGTTGTCGTTCAGCACATCATCCAAACCTTCGGGCAGGGTTGGATGCCGATCCCCATGCATTCATCGACGCACTGCTGAACCAGCCGCTTTCTTCCTTGCCGCGTTGACGGCTAGTAGTCGCCCGGCAACAGAAAGGTCGTTGCCGACCTGTCCGATTCCGTGATGACCCAGACGGTTTGTCCGTTCGGGAGGACGTAGCTGGACAGCAGGCGCAGGCCGGCGTCGACCGATCGCTCGTTTTGCTGGCGATCCGACTCGGGGAGATCACCCCAATCGCCACGAATGTGGCGGATCAGCAGGTCAATGGTCGAGACGCGTGCGGCGTTCATGACATCCACGGCGGCGGGTGTGGCGAAGATCCGACCGAGCTTGAAGCGCGGGCCGGCACGGTGAGTAGACGGCAGATTCACGAAATACTCCTGGTAATAGACGAGCACGGGCCTCCGGATGAACCGGATACCGATTTCGTTGAATGGGTGGGGAAAGACGAGACGCAGGACGCGTCCCGGAATTACCGGACTTCGGAGGCGAGCGCGTTCGGGTAGTGCTTCGCGAGGATCTTGTTCATTTGGTCGACCAGATCCGCGCGCTTGAAGGTCAGATGGCCGTTGCCATTTTTGAACCAGCGTAAATGGAAATAGTCGTGCTCGACCTCGGTTCGTCGGGCTTGCCAGGTGTCGGAGATGAGGCAGTACGCGCCGTTGCGGTGATCCGGTTCCGGCTTACTGTCGAGGATGCAGAACACTCGGATTAGATCGTCCAGCTCGTTCGTGACGCGGAAATTTGGGGAACCGGAACTGAGCAGGTAGCGCACGATGATGCGCTTGCCGAACTTGAAGGGCTGATTCGTTTTGTAATTCCACGACAGCCGCTTGAAGCACTGAAGCACGCCGCGTTCGAACATGTCGCCGCGTGCGCCATAGAGCTGCGCGAATGTCGCTTCGATGTTGGCGGCCGTCAGTTCGGGTAACCGTTGATCTGATCCTTGCCCTTGAGCGTGCCGGATTGCCCGGTGCGCGCGAGCGCCCACAGCTTGCGCCCTTCCTTCAGTACGCCGGCCGTCTCGAGCTGGAACCCGCCGATCTCCGTCAGATCGCGATAAAACTCCAGGATCTCTTCGGGTTGCACGACCTGATAGCGTGCGCTCACAACGGACAGCGGTGCCTTGTTGTCCGAGCGGTACAGCACCTTCTGTTCAGGAAACGCGTGGATCGAGCCGAGATTGCGGTTGCCAGCCG is part of the Burkholderia pyrrocinia genome and harbors:
- a CDS encoding aspartate kinase — encoded protein: MALIVHKYGGTSMGSVERIKNVAKRVAKWHQAGHQLVVVPSAMSGETNRLLGLAKEISSQPSPRELDMIASTGEQVSVGLLSIALQEIGVEAVSYAGWQVPIKTDSAFTKARIHSIDDERVKADLNAGKVVIITGFQGVDPDGHITTLGRGGSDTSAVAVAAALGAEECLIYTDVDGVYTTDPRVVEEARRLDRVTFEEMLEMASLGSKVLQIRSVEFAGKYQVKTRVLSSLTDPLIALDEEMRSGTLITFEEDETMEKAVISGIAFQRDEARIAVMGVPDKPGIAYQILGPVADANVDVDMIIQNQSVEGKTDFTFTVGRGDYQKAMDILTNQVKGHVNAEQVQGDPKVSKVSVVGVGMRSHVGVASKMFRTLSEEGINIQMISTSEIKISVLIDEKYMELAVRALHKAFELDQA